The following is a genomic window from Mauremys mutica isolate MM-2020 ecotype Southern chromosome 4, ASM2049712v1, whole genome shotgun sequence.
AAAGTTACTCCGGTTTCTTGGATTTCAGACCATTTAATTTCCTATGAAACCTATTTAATGTCCTAGTCCTCTCTTCCTCCAGGCTAACGCTCGAGTGTCTTTAGAGAGGTGCCGCCATCTCCAGCAACAGGTCAGTCCAGACACTCAGGCCGCAGACTTCGAAGTCTCCATCCTGGAGCTTCAGGTTTTTCAGAGAAGCCAGGGCAGCCTCTCGGAGCGGGGCAGGTCCCCTCATGAAGCAGCTGAAGCGCTCCCGCAGCTCTTCCCAGGAGAGCTCGTCCTCACTAgggcagcggctgctggcccaTTGGCCGCGCAGGGGATCGTAGCGCAGGCGGCTGCCCCAGCTGGTAAGCAGATGCAAGTAAGGGGTGCCCAGCTGGGGGTATCGGGCAGAAAGGGCAACGAGGAGGGAGCCCGGGAGGAGGCGGCAGAAGGCGGAGAGCCGGCCTGGGTCCCCGAGCAGCCAGGAGAGCACCGCCGCAgccggcctgggcccctccctgtGCTCTGCCCGGCtggccccctctctgccagcgttgtccccggcctgctccagcagcagcgccGCCAGCACCCGGTAGACCCTAGGCCCGGGCAGATGCTCCAGGACACCCGCcggtccctgctcctcctccgcGTCTTCCTGcagccgggacagcagcagctgggcctcGGTCCGCAGCgatggctccggctccggctcctcaGGGCgcgccggggctgggctgggcggcggcggcagcagctggGCGGCGGCCCTGCGCCGGGCCAGGAGGCCGAGGCTGCAGGGCCCCGGGGTAGCCTGGCCGCTGggcggcagcagcaagctccgcAGGAGGCGGTGGCAGGCGGCGGGCGGCAGCGCCCGGTTGCCCAGCAGCGCTAGGCCCAGCAGCTCCGGGCAGCGCCCCAGGTGTCCGAAGCCAAGCGGCGGCCCCTGCTGCCCTCGGCGGAGCCGCTGCCCCAGGGCGGCCCGGAGCCGGGGCTGGGCGCGGAAGCGGCCGTGCAG
Proteins encoded in this region:
- the FANCF gene encoding Fanconi anemia group F protein: MGLQSSPQAGSDWAKTRAEGRTAAQTCGGKRRGPRRAVAMETLLWQVEQLPGLLAVSRSGQVRDWDPPTLDRALQWGRYFQHLHGRFRAQPRLRAALGQRLRRGQQGPPLGFGHLGRCPELLGLALLGNRALPPAACHRLLRSLLLPPSGQATPGPCSLGLLARRRAAAQLLPPPPSPAPARPEEPEPEPSLRTEAQLLLSRLQEDAEEEQGPAGVLEHLPGPRVYRVLAALLLEQAGDNAGREGASRAEHREGPRPAAAVLSWLLGDPGRLSAFCRLLPGSLLVALSARYPQLGTPYLHLLTSWGSRLRYDPLRGQWASSRCPSEDELSWEELRERFSCFMRGPAPLREAALASLKNLKLQDGDFEVCGLSVWTDLLLEMAAPL